The Leopardus geoffroyi isolate Oge1 chromosome C1, O.geoffroyi_Oge1_pat1.0, whole genome shotgun sequence sequence AGGGGGAGCACCCCTTTCTCTGTGAGTGATGCTAATGGCAGGAAAAGATACCACTGCCAGGCAAAGCAGGGAGCATGACTAAGGTTAACAGCACATCTCCTGACATGCACTTTACTCCTTTCTGCAAAAGGTATTTTGCTACCACTTTTCTGTGTATCTGCCCTGTCACCTCAGGAATAAGCTGGGACCATTTCTATTTGTCTTTCATATCTGTAGTTTTCAACACATTAAAACGAATTCAGAAAAAGACACATACCCATTCACTCATATTACATACAGAGGAGTTCAAAGGCCACAGTCAAAAATGTAGCTATTGTGTCACTGTAGGAACTTCTCCAAGTCCACAAGCTGTTAACCTTAGACCTGGACACACCAGGTACTGGGGCAGGGAAGTGGAGGGGTGGCCACTTGGTGTGGCCTAGGGAAACAGTCAATAAAGCATACTCACAGGAGACAGCATCTTCAATCTGTGTCACGTTAGCAAAGTGGGCAGTGTTTGGGATGCCCAGACACCTCATGCCATGAGCGTGACGCCACtcctgggagaagagagaagtggaaggacaatgtgaaatgggaataaatgaACACAGAATACAAACTCCATTCTATTCAGAAGCCCTAACGTGACCCCATGTAAAAGACTCCATGTAATGGCAGCACTCCTTCTGCAGTTTGCGTTTGTAAACAGCTGCCTATGACCGAGAAGAGGAAGTTATTTCAAAGCAGCATTGCATTGTTTTCTCCACGGGGTCAATACATAAAACCGACATTCTAGATCCAGATCCAATAGTGGTCCAGATAAAACCTGTATCAAGACCACAGAAAACAGCACAACTCTAATTAACCAGTCATCTCCCACGCACTCCCACCACCAGCATGAGTAAGCGTTACTGATGGCGGGTCAGCGTCACCTTTGTAAGCAAAGAAGGCTGCTTACCAGGAGTAAGCAAGGATGTGAAGAACAGGGAGAGACGATGACAATTTGGGCTCGGGGACGGCAAATGGCATGGGCTTTCTCCTGGGTGTCAATTCCAATGCATTGAAGGTAATATTGAGAAAGACTCAGAGACTACTCAGGGGCTCAACAGAAAAGACCCAGGATCAATTAGTATGGATgtctgaaggagggagagaggagttcATATGAATTCTCTAACCTTGGCCTAGCAAATCTTTTCCATTTATAAGATTTCCTTCCAAGTACTAGAAaccaaagacagaaacaaaacaagggtgAATCCACTCACTGGAGTACCATCCAGATAATGCCTTGTCTCAAAACTTGCTTGATAAACGTTATCCTCttagttcttatttttcaaagacGCAAAAGCCCATTTAAGACACAAAAAAGGAGGCGGTCAGTCCTTTCTCTGGTTTTGTATACTAGCAGTGGGTAGAGAAATGACCAAAGAGTCAGAGGATGGCCTAAGGTGCTGGCAGAAAGATACGAGGAGAGAAGTATAAGAAACAGCAAGGGAAACGGAAATGAGGTTCAAACAGCAGAGTGGCAGAATGCCTCCAGAAACCATCTTAGGTGTAATGCTAGGCTAGTGTGGTGCCAAAGGTCAAATGCCACACGCTTGACTTTAGATCCACTCCTTCTTGCTTCCCTTAAGCTCTGGACGCTAACGCTTCTCTCGGGCTGTTCCTATCCTCTTTGAAAGTTGCATATTTCATACTTCAATTTCCAGGAGAAACGGCTCTGAATTCCTTACAGCAAAGTGTCGCTGGAAGGCCTTGGGACCTCGGTAGGTGTAATTTCCACATATCTCACAGTTATAGTTGATGTTTAGACCGTGAAGCTTATACAACCAGTAGGGAATGGGCTGAAAGAGACCAGATAAGAATCAGTATTAGACTAGTGTCTGCATCTGCATCCCAAATGGGCAACAGGAAGGGGGTAGTGCTGAACTTACTTTGCCATCCCAGCCCAGGGGCAGGTTTTTAGGGTTGTAAATGATCTCATTCTCTTCATCCTCACTTTCACTCTCACTGATctgctcttcctcttcttcttctcgcTCTTCTCCTGTCCTTGCCTGCTTGCGCTGCACATTTTCATGAGTAAGATGTCGCTGTTCCTAAGTCAGGTCCAGAAATGAAGAGGGAAGTGAGAAAAAGTAGTGCAGAACAAGAAGGGCAATTTCCTAATTTCCTACAACCTTGTTGATCCCTCACATCCAAGGATACGGTTTTCTTGCTTGTACAATAACAGGCAAGTCCTGCCTTCAGATCAGAACTCTTTATCAATAGGCTCTCCTGATCCTGAAGGAAAAAGTCAAAGGTCTTATGTCACTTGCCTCTGCTACTCAATGCGGCCACAGACGAtcacagaacagaaaaagaagtcttttctgtatctaaaaatatttccttacccagtcttttcttctccttcctcgtCAAGATGACAACCTTCTAACTTGCCCTAACTCTCTCCTCATTCCAGTCCAAATTCCATTTGTTCCCAGATTTAtgtgcttaaaaaacaaaaccaaaaccaaaaacacccggggtgcctggggggctcagtcggttaagcgttggacttcggttcaggtcatgatctcaccgtttgtgagttcgaacccctgtcagactctgctgtcagcatgaagcctgcttcggatcctctgatcccctttctccctgcccctcccctgttcacactcccctctctcaaaaataaacaaacgttaaaaaaagaacctGATGGTACACtctgcttaaaaaaaacttttactggCTTCTTACTGTTTAAAGAACAAAGTCCAAATTTCCAACATAACTCTCCAAATTATTCCCTGACCACTCCCTCCCTTATAAGGCACACTCCACGCACACtgattttctcattatttcttaaCATCTAGTTCCTCTTCGTGATATTTTACCTTCATCCTTACTGTTTCCTCTTcctagaacatttttttctccctctttctaatCAGAAAATGCAGTTTCAATGTGTTGCAGCACACATCACATCACGCTGCAGTTACTCGTCTCCCCCAAGCACAAAGTGGGCTTTTCAAGGCCAAGATGCCATGTCATATTCACTATTGTACCCACGGATTTAGTACAATGTCTGGAAACCAACAGGTATCGATAAATGCTGAGATAACAGTAAAAATCATACCACTACATACTGAGAGAAACTTCTGAAAACCATTCTGACTGGAAGTCTAGAGAGTGGTGCCATCTGCCGGCAGGGAAACCAAAGTGCTCTCAAAGGAGGGAGAAAGTAAAAGTCGTGTGTACACCTTATGTCATGGGTACAAATTAGCCTCCCAATCATCTTCGGAGGACTGGCAACCCAGACTGCTGACCATACTAGCACAGCCCAAGTTCACTGCGGGGAATAGCAGTGTCCCAGGTTCCAAGACCTAGCCACCCTTTTACTGAAAGCGGCTGAGAACCAACAGGTGACTCTAGTTTTACAGCTATTACATGCAAGGTCCTCAAACAAGAGCATAATGAAAACATCCATGGCAACAAAGACATATAAACAAGCTACTGAGTCAGAGCCACCTGTTCAAAAGGCGATCTGAGCATCTGTATAGGGAAATGCTCTGAGAGCAGCTGAAAATTATACAAAGCAGAGACTATCCAAAAGGCTGGTCTTCTGCAGGACTCCCGGAGATCCTGACCTTCTCTGGATGAGTGCTGCCCTTTCGTCtaccttctcttctctgaaagagtcatttcccttctcctcctttctgagAAAAGCATTCTGGGTTTGATTAGGGCTTTTTCTACTCCAACTCACCCTTCAGCCCTTTCTTGAAAGAATATTCAAGATGCAGTTCACAGCCAGCTTTGTACCACTAACATTCTAACCCTAGCAAATTCCTTATAATCTTCTAAATACGTAAGTAATGCCTTTTCATAGTAAAAATCATACCTAAACTGCTATAGATTTTTCTCCTACTTGCCTTCTGTTTCCTGGGTCATCTTCTAGGTATATTCTGGAATGCAGGCAAAGAAGCTGCAAAATTCTGGATACTATACTGAGAGGGgagtctcttctctctgcttggcCTTGGAAATATCACTTAACAAAAGGCACTTAAGAACAGAGGGGACTTCACTAAAGGCCCAAGTACCCTGAGAGAACCCTATTTTCTACTGAAGTAGTTTAACATCTACCCTTTTCTCTTTCGATCctaaaaaaacaactaagaattCACATTTCTGACTCCTATATCTTGTATCTTATAGCTCTCAGCAGAGTCCATTGCTTACCCCAAGAATCTCTACATATTCGTAGATCTGGGCTTCTAGGAAGGCAATGTCTTTGTTCCTCTCAGTGTCGCTGGAAACAAGAAACAAGCCATATCACTCAAGAGTTCTTTTGCCCAATGCCTTATCCCCTGTATCTGGGAACATTTATTCCAAGGGTGCATTAAAAACTACAAGCATGTGACAAATGTCATGCTGTGAAAGCAAATGTTCTATTCAACTTAGGACTTGCTGACAGAAGTATTAAGGTTCTTTCTTGGAATGCTCAGAAGCTTCCTCTTTGACCTCATTCTAGAAGGTGAAAAACACACGGAGACATTTAAATTTCCATCATCATAATCTACAAAAGAAATGTGGTGTAGGAGGCAAGCTCTGGGATTGGCAGACTTGGGCCCAAATCCTGACCCTGCTACTGAGTCACTGTGAGATAATGGGCACATTCCATTACTTTTCTGAGTCCTTATCTGCAAAAAATTGGGATAACTACTTTTCAGAGTTGTTGTAAGCATTACGAAaaactcatatttaaaaaataccctgTACAAGCATGCGGCTCGAGAACAGATTCAACTACAGGAATGAAGGGTAcggcataaggaatatagtcagtggcaTCGCAACAGCGTTGTAACGTGACAGACAGTAGGTACGCTTGTGGGAAGCATGGCATAGAGCAGAGAgctgtcaggggcgcctgagtggctcagttggttaagcgtcggacttcagctcaggtcatgacctcacagtttgtgggttcaagccacgcattgggctctatgctgatggctcagagcctggagcctgctttggattctgtgtctccctctctctcttgtgtgtctccccctgcttatgctctctctctctcaaaaataaagaaacattaaaaaaaaatttttaaaaaaagcagagggCTGTCAGATCACTAGGTCGCACATCTCAGACTAATGTAACATAggatcaactatacttcagttcaAAGAAAAAGATTCAATTGTCAAGAGCCAAAATAAACTTAGAAGAGTATTTCCCGACCCTATTCAGCCTCCATCTCCTCCTGAGGTGACAAAAAGTACCTAGAACGGTTTCACCTACTCTCAATCAGTGGAGTATGGACTGTCCTTGGTTTACAACGATAGCACTGCCGTTTGCAGGGAAAAAAGGGCAAACTAGACCTCTCTGAATCAATAATGGCGATAAAACATTCTGCatgggaaaattttaaaactatccaCCAAGGTGCCACACCAGCTACTTACCGCTTGGTGCCTTTTGACTTGGGGTTTTTGGCAAACAGGGAGGTGTCGAGTGACTCCAGGGACTTTCCTTTGGTGCTGAAGAGCCTCTGGGCTCGCTCTTCTAGGGTCCTAAGGAGACGGGAGGAGCAAAAGATTTCAGAGTTCTTTTATCATATAGGCCTGCATATTTCTGCAGTGCGCGGTGACAGGAAAGAATGGAATCAGAGCCAGTTGTTGTGCAAACACACAGTAAAATGAGATAGTTCTGATAGAAAAAGCAGTTTCTTACCCACCGCACTTCAAGCCTAAAGCTAAGAGTGCAGATTTCAATCTGTCCAGACCCAGGGAGGCCAACTCCTACATAAAAAAGAGACaagttacattttatataaaagattCTGAGAAACAACAAAAGGCTCAAACTTAGGTGTTCGCAGGCTGGTGTGCGGGTGTTCTTGAAGCTGTGGCAAAACCACACATTCCATAGCCAAAACCTAGCAGTAAGTTCAAATTCTCCAAAGGACTGACTCTGTGGTCAAGTTCATACATAATCATATTGGTAGTGATTACCTCCGCTATAGTTTAATATagttagaattattttattttacacttttcaAAGTCGttggcttaatttttttctttctatcgttatttttccacattcttcGTAGATGCCTGGTTCCATGAACTGGTGTCTTATCATAATAGGTTCACGGCATTAGAGAAGACGACTGAGTGGCTCTTCTGAGCAGCGAACAGGCGAGACCAGTACAGTTGCtaaagaaaacaggggcgcctgggtggcacaactggttaagtgtccgactcttgatcttggctcaggtcatgatcttgcagtgggggagtttgagccccacactgggctctgtgatgatggtgcagagcctgcttgggattatctcattctctctgcccctcccccatttgtgcatgctctttctccaaataaataaacaaacttaaaaaaaaataaaaagaaaacatacttccCAGGAGGAGAATGCAGACAGGTCAAGATGGGCTCCAGCATGGGTCAGGGCACTGCTGGTCTCTTTCTAGCAAGAAGAACAGGAAGATCCACATTTAGAATGAAGGCAAGGGAGACACCTATCTAAATTACCAGGTGGTGGATGGTCCCCTCCTTGTACACGTGTGACTAGGAATCAAATTCCCGTAAGAGCAGAGCCAAAGAAAGATGGTCATTCTTTCCCTGAGAGTTCAGGAGAACTCAAGTTTATCATCAGGAGTGAAAATACATGGTACAGACTTCTAGCATATAATCTTTTCAGTTTCTGGGCAACAGGAGCCACCCAGCAGTAATGACACAGTTGGTGAAAATCCAGAGCTCAGCCAATGGCAAGGAGGCCCTGACAAATCTCATTCCCAAAGTATGCATGGAAAGAAAACCTGACATAACTGGCAAAGGACACCTCATAGTTACAACTGATCCTGAGGGATCGGTATCTAATGCCCTAAGATAGAGGCTCAATATTAAAGCACAATAATTAATTCAATTCCTGCGCTTGTCCTCTCCCAACCCCACTGAAGCTCACCGGCCATCCAGGAAAGGTACCATTCTCCCACTTCTTCTCAAACTCGTTCTGAATCTTTCCAAAAAGTTCATTCTGATCTTGCAGGGGCTTCACTCGATCTGTGTAATCTTGAAGGTATTCAAGCAGCATCTCCAGGTATCTACAGAGGAACAAGCAATACAGAGAAAGCAATGAGAGTTTTTATGTTTTGCATAGATTTTTTATGTCCCGTAAAATACAATCATA is a genomic window containing:
- the SF3A3 gene encoding splicing factor 3A subunit 3; translated protein: METILEQQRRYHEEKERLMDVMAKEMLTKKSTLRDQINSDHRTRAMQDRYMEVSGNLRDLYDDKDGLRKEELNAISGPNEFAEFYNRLKQIKEFHRKHPNEICVPMSVEFEELLKARENPSEEAQNLVEFTDEEGYGRYLDLHDCYLKYINLKASEKLDYITYLSIFDQLFDIPKERKNAEYKRYLEMLLEYLQDYTDRVKPLQDQNELFGKIQNEFEKKWENGTFPGWPKETSSALTHAGAHLDLSAFSSWEELASLGLDRLKSALLALGLKCGGTLEERAQRLFSTKGKSLESLDTSLFAKNPKSKGTKRDTERNKDIAFLEAQIYEYVEILGEQRHLTHENVQRKQARTGEEREEEEEEQISESESEDEENEIIYNPKNLPLGWDGKPIPYWLYKLHGLNINYNCEICGNYTYRGPKAFQRHFAEWRHAHGMRCLGIPNTAHFANVTQIEDAVSLWAKLKLQKASERWQPDTEEEYEDSSGNVVNKKTYEDLKRQGLL